Proteins encoded by one window of Blautia faecicola:
- a CDS encoding type II toxin-antitoxin system PemK/MazF family toxin, producing the protein MKEKMICRGDLFYYDFGDNSGSVQSGERPVLVVQADDYNQNAPTIIVAAVTSVIKKRYLPSHIILGEEFGLKKPSMVLLEQIRTVNREDLREYIGTVDDDKLFRQINATLKKTFGLWVYKPEGKENIRCLCPKCLNDYIHNPDYIVRRLDPFAKRKDRCDKCDGDGWDYVVTDRYSSKKEKRGSNDRK; encoded by the coding sequence ATGAAAGAAAAAATGATTTGTCGTGGGGATTTATTCTACTATGACTTTGGAGATAACAGTGGTTCAGTACAAAGCGGAGAGCGTCCGGTGCTTGTCGTTCAGGCAGACGATTATAACCAGAATGCTCCGACGATTATTGTTGCAGCGGTTACAAGTGTAATCAAGAAAAGATATTTGCCATCGCACATTATTCTCGGCGAGGAGTTTGGACTGAAGAAACCGTCAATGGTTCTTCTGGAGCAGATACGGACAGTCAATAGAGAGGATTTGCGTGAATACATAGGTACGGTAGATGACGATAAACTTTTCAGACAGATAAATGCAACTTTGAAAAAGACTTTTGGACTTTGGGTTTACAAGCCGGAGGGGAAAGAAAATATTCGCTGTCTATGCCCGAAGTGTCTGAATGATTACATCCACAATCCAGACTATATTGTAAGGCGACTCGACCCATTTGCAAAGCGAAAAGACAGATGTGATAAGTGCGATGGGGATGGTTGGGATTATGTTGTTACCGACAGATATTCATCAAAGAAAGAAAAGAGGGGAAGCAATGACAGAAAATAA
- a CDS encoding tyrosine-type recombinase/integrase, with translation MATKRKDKSRVVLKTGEVQRKDGTYQFSWQDSQMKRRFVYARTLDDLREKEKRIQKDKCDGIKTEARYTTIDKLFDLWANMKRGLKNNTFENYKYMYNTFVRPVIGSKRISTLKKSDIKKYYNYLVDERNLKPSTIDNIHTVLHQVLQIAVDDDFIRNNPSDNVLRELKKAHCFQSEKRRALTKPEQELFLNFLKTHPVYEHWYPVFAVMIGTGLRVGEVTGLRWCDIDMESGMIDVNHTLVYYDHRTEGSKSGCYFNVNTTKTPASMRQVPMLGFVKEAFEHEKQKQEDLGLHCEVTIDGYTDFIFINRFGQAQHQATLNKAIRRIIRDCNDEQFLHSDEPDVLLPHFSCHSLRHTFTTRMCEAGVNIKVIQDALGHSDISTTLNIYADVTKEMKAEEFKGLDSYFKV, from the coding sequence ATGGCGACAAAAAGAAAAGATAAATCAAGGGTTGTTCTGAAAACCGGAGAGGTTCAGAGAAAAGACGGTACTTATCAATTTAGCTGGCAGGACAGCCAGATGAAAAGAAGATTTGTTTACGCAAGAACTTTAGATGACCTGAGAGAAAAAGAAAAGCGTATTCAGAAAGATAAATGTGATGGTATTAAGACCGAAGCACGATACACAACCATTGATAAATTATTTGACCTTTGGGCAAATATGAAAAGAGGGCTGAAGAATAATACCTTTGAAAATTACAAATATATGTACAATACCTTTGTGCGACCAGTGATTGGAAGTAAAAGAATATCAACGCTGAAGAAATCAGATATTAAGAAATACTACAATTATCTTGTTGATGAAAGAAATTTGAAGCCTTCAACGATTGATAATATACATACGGTTCTTCATCAGGTTTTACAGATTGCTGTCGATGATGACTTTATCAGAAATAACCCGTCAGATAATGTGTTGAGAGAATTGAAAAAAGCACATTGTTTTCAGTCGGAAAAGCGTAGAGCGTTGACGAAACCGGAGCAGGAGCTATTTCTGAATTTCCTGAAAACCCACCCTGTATATGAACACTGGTATCCGGTCTTTGCAGTAATGATAGGAACTGGACTTCGTGTGGGGGAAGTAACTGGATTGAGATGGTGTGATATTGATATGGAAAGTGGAATGATTGATGTTAATCATACTCTTGTATATTATGACCACAGAACCGAGGGAAGTAAAAGTGGCTGTTATTTCAATGTAAATACAACGAAGACTCCGGCGAGTATGAGGCAGGTTCCAATGCTCGGTTTTGTGAAAGAAGCATTTGAACATGAGAAACAGAAGCAGGAAGATTTAGGACTTCATTGCGAGGTCACGATTGACGGATATACAGATTTTATTTTCATCAATCGTTTTGGTCAGGCACAGCACCAAGCCACACTCAACAAAGCAATACGAAGAATTATCCGTGATTGCAATGATGAGCAGTTTTTGCACAGTGATGAACCTGATGTGTTACTTCCTCATTTTAGCTGCCACTCGCTTAGACATACATTTACAACAAGAATGTGTGAAGCTGGAGTAAATATAAAGGTCATTCAAGACGCACTCGGACATTCAGATATTTCAACTACACTGAACATCTATGCTGATGTTACAAAAGAAATGAAAGCGGAAGAGTTCAAAGGATTGGATAGCTACTTCAAAGTATAA
- a CDS encoding helix-turn-helix transcriptional regulator yields the protein METKPRILYLQKILLERTDEENPLSTTQLINILNDEYGISAHRTTVTKDIAALQEFGMDIVTIHSTQSKYFVASRKFELPELKLLIDAVESSKFITKKKSKTLIEKIHTMTSPGQVAKLKRNNYVVNRIKPDNEQIYYIIDAINDAINTGKQISFQYYDYTGLKKKVLKNKGEVYKLSPYKLLWCGDYYYVLGYSEKKSKVINFRVDRIASKPEILDKDIIPMPDDFDIENYTKEVFFMFSGEKVLVDLRCDNSLMKTMVDRFGEDVTTLAYDMTSFRVQTEVSASPTFFGWVFGFNGKVQILAPESLKEQYRQMLTKATKDMKENE from the coding sequence ATGGAAACAAAGCCAAGGATTTTATATCTACAAAAGATTTTACTGGAAAGAACCGATGAAGAGAATCCTCTTTCCACAACACAGTTAATCAATATATTGAATGATGAATACGGAATATCTGCACATAGAACGACGGTCACAAAAGACATTGCAGCACTTCAGGAGTTTGGAATGGATATTGTTACTATCCATTCTACTCAGAGCAAATACTTTGTAGCCAGTCGTAAGTTTGAATTGCCGGAACTGAAACTGCTGATAGATGCAGTGGAGTCATCGAAGTTTATTACAAAGAAGAAAAGCAAAACGCTGATTGAGAAGATACATACGATGACCAGTCCGGGGCAGGTGGCAAAGTTGAAGCGTAATAACTATGTGGTCAATCGAATTAAGCCGGATAATGAGCAGATATATTATATCATTGACGCTATAAACGATGCCATCAATACAGGTAAACAGATTTCTTTTCAGTATTATGATTATACCGGATTAAAGAAAAAGGTTCTGAAGAACAAGGGCGAAGTGTATAAGCTCAGCCCGTATAAACTTCTCTGGTGTGGGGACTATTATTATGTTCTCGGATATTCAGAGAAGAAAAGCAAGGTTATCAATTTCAGGGTAGACCGTATTGCTTCCAAGCCGGAGATATTGGATAAAGACATTATTCCTATGCCGGATGATTTTGATATTGAGAATTACACAAAGGAAGTATTCTTTATGTTCTCAGGCGAGAAAGTCCTTGTAGATTTACGGTGTGATAACAGTCTGATGAAAACAATGGTTGACCGTTTCGGAGAAGATGTGACAACCCTTGCGTATGATATGACTTCTTTCAGGGTACAGACCGAAGTATCAGCCAGTCCGACTTTTTTCGGTTGGGTGTTTGGCTTTAATGGCAAGGTACAGATACTTGCACCGGAAAGCTTGAAAGAGCAATACAGACAAATGCTTACAAAAGCTACTAAAGATATGAAAGAGAATGAATAG
- a CDS encoding ImmA/IrrE family metallo-endopeptidase, translated as MSIYMSRAELEEISEGLITAYANKFSNRVIQSIDIEHFITEFLMLRIEYASFAEDDAGRIGFLADGATPLLIHQDGKIIPFVFPKDTIVLDKFLLAEKEQGRRRFTMAHEASHHILSKMYAMPSEGRFHAEYDSERSYSKEELAQMFASVEWQADTMGASLLMPRRIIENALAKYNQSNPIRVYGDNTITSKDKAVIRRMAAYIGVSYTALVIRLRDMGLFEYHNILEYISNELNLGGVSQ; from the coding sequence TTGAGTATTTATATGTCAAGAGCCGAGTTGGAAGAAATCAGCGAAGGCTTGATAACAGCGTATGCTAATAAGTTTAGCAATCGAGTGATTCAATCCATCGACATAGAACATTTCATTACAGAATTTCTTATGTTACGAATTGAATACGCTTCTTTCGCAGAAGATGATGCAGGCAGGATTGGTTTTCTGGCAGATGGAGCAACACCACTGCTGATACATCAGGACGGAAAAATTATTCCCTTTGTTTTCCCGAAAGATACCATCGTACTTGATAAATTTCTTCTTGCTGAAAAGGAGCAGGGACGTCGCAGATTTACAATGGCACACGAAGCGTCACATCATATCTTGAGTAAGATGTATGCAATGCCGAGTGAAGGACGCTTTCATGCAGAGTATGACAGTGAGCGTAGTTATTCCAAAGAGGAACTGGCTCAGATGTTTGCGTCTGTTGAGTGGCAGGCAGATACAATGGGAGCTTCGCTTCTTATGCCGAGAAGAATTATTGAAAATGCCTTGGCGAAATATAATCAGTCAAATCCGATAAGAGTTTATGGCGATAATACCATTACTTCAAAGGATAAAGCAGTTATCCGCAGAATGGCAGCTTATATCGGAGTATCTTATACAGCCTTGGTTATCAGATTGAGAGATATGGGGCTATTTGAGTATCACAATATCCTTGAGTACATTTCCAATGAGTTAAATCTGGGAGGTGTTTCACAATGA
- a CDS encoding excisionase produces the protein MTENKIIIPIWKKSNLTVEEAAAYCGIGSRKLREMSDSEFCPFVLWNGSKRLIKRRKLDEYLDNAYSI, from the coding sequence ATGACAGAAAATAAAATCATTATTCCTATCTGGAAGAAGTCCAATCTTACAGTAGAAGAAGCCGCAGCTTATTGTGGTATTGGCTCAAGAAAATTAAGAGAAATGTCCGACTCGGAGTTTTGCCCTTTTGTTCTTTGGAATGGAAGTAAGCGACTGATTAAAAGAAGAAAACTGGACGAATATCTTGATAATGCGTATTCGATATAG
- a CDS encoding excisionase has translation MADTEKIIRKKYDVPIWHKSNLTIDEAVEYSGIGRERLRKLTSQEECPFVLHIGNRRMIKRRIFDEYIEKLTFLE, from the coding sequence ATGGCAGATACAGAAAAGATTATCCGAAAAAAATATGATGTGCCGATATGGCATAAGTCTAATTTGACGATTGATGAAGCAGTTGAATATTCTGGCATAGGCAGAGAAAGACTGAGAAAACTAACAAGCCAAGAAGAATGCCCATTTGTTCTTCATATAGGAAATCGTCGAATGATTAAGAGGAGGATTTTTGATGAATACATTGAAAAACTTACTTTCCTTGAATGA
- a CDS encoding excisionase has product MNTLKNLLSLNDDERLLAEVRTYQEKLISNAEEPIWERKWLTIEEAAAYSGIGRTKLRELSNQAGCPFAIWIGNKIHIVRERLDKYIDKQFRI; this is encoded by the coding sequence ATGAATACATTGAAAAACTTACTTTCCTTGAATGATGATGAACGCTTACTTGCCGAAGTAAGAACATATCAGGAAAAACTCATAAGCAATGCTGAAGAACCGATATGGGAAAGAAAGTGGCTGACAATCGAAGAAGCCGCAGCATATTCCGGTATAGGAAGAACGAAGTTGCGTGAGTTGTCTAATCAAGCAGGTTGTCCCTTTGCAATATGGATAGGCAATAAAATCCATATTGTGAGGGAACGACTGGACAAATATATAGATAAGCAGTTTAGAATTTAG
- the lexA gene encoding transcriptional repressor LexA: MSEIKKYIEDYYLQNRQSPSTTKIAEAVGIARGTAYKYLVEMAEKNMIEYDGQEIRTNVTCKYSGEQTQTPIVGSIPCGSPQYEEENIEEYVSLPTAIFGKGDFFILRASGQSMVEAGIDDGDLVVVKKQVEAKEGDIVVALVDNQNTLKRYFRDDENKKIILHPENKKMKDIIVDECCIQGVACHIIKEL; this comes from the coding sequence ATGAGTGAGATAAAAAAGTATATCGAGGATTATTACCTGCAAAACAGACAATCCCCATCGACTACAAAGATTGCTGAAGCGGTTGGTATTGCCAGAGGTACAGCATATAAATACTTGGTAGAGATGGCTGAGAAGAATATGATTGAATATGACGGGCAGGAGATTCGTACCAATGTGACCTGTAAGTACAGTGGCGAACAGACACAGACGCCGATTGTAGGTTCAATTCCTTGTGGCAGTCCTCAGTATGAGGAAGAAAATATTGAAGAATATGTATCACTTCCTACTGCTATTTTCGGCAAAGGAGATTTCTTTATATTAAGAGCAAGCGGTCAGTCTATGGTTGAAGCAGGGATTGATGACGGCGACCTTGTGGTTGTCAAAAAGCAGGTAGAAGCCAAAGAGGGCGATATAGTAGTTGCCCTTGTGGATAATCAGAATACATTGAAACGCTACTTCCGAGATGATGAGAATAAGAAAATCATTCTCCACCCGGAAAATAAGAAGATGAAAGACATCATTGTAGATGAGTGCTGTATTCAGGGTGTGGCTTGTCACATCATCAAAGAACTATAG
- a CDS encoding type I restriction endonuclease subunit R, whose product MANFNEHALEMSIMELFKDEGYTYVSGDQIHRERTEVLLTDDLKQYLYNRYAKDGITPSEVDSVILMLRNISGTIYEANKAVFKLLCDGFILNREDRTQKDLYIELIDFDTPENNIFKVVNQFEIEGVNNQLRIPDGIVFVNGIPVVVLEFKSAVQENTTIMDAYKQLTIRYRRDIPEIFKYNAFVVISDGANNKYGSFFSPYDFFYAWRKINSDDKELDGINSLVTMVKGLFRKDRLLEVIKDFIYFPDNSDKDLKIVCRYPQFFAANKLYENIKAHLRPEGDGKGGTYFGATGCGKSYTMLFLTRMLMKSKYFSSPTILIITDRTDLDDQLSKQFVGSKKYIGDETVVSIESREKLREELQGRESGGVYLTTIQKFTEDLQLLTDRTNVICISDEAHRSQINLDQKVKITESGVQKTYGFAKYLHDSLPNATYVGFTGTPVDGTIEVFGGVVDAYTMTEAVKDGITVNLVYDGRAAKVMLNQDKVRQIEEYYAQCELEGANEHQVEESQKAVAKMEVIIGDPDRLRAVAEDFIKHYETRVAEGATVAGKAMFVCSNRNIAYDFYKIVKELRPEWTEKKICDDGVVLSEKDKKELKPMEKIKLVMTRNKDDEKDLFDMLGTKEDRKEFDRQFKNPKSNFKIAIVVDMWLTGFDVPELDTIYIDKPIQQHTLIQTISRVNRVCEGKDKGLIVDYIGIKKNMNTALKKYTNFESEEFEGVEQSITIVKDQLEVLGQMFHNFNSSDFFNGSPTEQLACLNRAVEYVQLSEELERRFMAAVKRMKQAFNLCSSSEKFSDEDKDYIHFYCAVRSILFKLTKGDAPDIEQMNARVRKMLEGAIQSDGIEELFETGKHISVDIFSDEYMDKINAIQLPNTKIKILQRLLSQAIDEFKKVNKIMGVEFADRLKKVVDEYNNRRRDEAYANEVLDDVAEQLAQLLSELKTEKNSFKNMGIDYEEKAFYDILKAVSKKFEFEYPDDKMIELSKRIKLIVDDKSRYTDWSARDDIKANLQVDLILLLDEFGYPPVTIDDVYKEVLEQAENFKKYAN is encoded by the coding sequence ATGGCAAATTTTAATGAACACGCATTGGAAATGTCAATAATGGAGTTGTTCAAAGACGAGGGGTACACCTATGTCAGTGGCGACCAGATACACAGAGAAAGGACAGAGGTTCTGCTTACGGACGACCTGAAGCAATACCTCTATAATCGGTATGCGAAAGACGGTATTACACCGAGTGAGGTGGATAGTGTCATTCTAATGCTGCGTAATATTTCCGGTACGATTTATGAAGCAAACAAAGCTGTATTTAAGTTGCTCTGCGATGGATTTATTCTTAATCGTGAGGATAGAACGCAGAAAGACCTCTATATTGAACTTATTGATTTCGACACTCCCGAAAACAATATTTTCAAAGTGGTTAATCAGTTTGAAATTGAAGGCGTAAATAATCAGTTGCGTATTCCGGATGGCATTGTGTTCGTAAATGGTATTCCTGTTGTTGTTCTTGAATTTAAGAGTGCGGTACAAGAGAATACGACCATAATGGACGCATATAAGCAGCTTACAATTCGTTACCGTAGAGATATTCCGGAGATTTTTAAATATAATGCGTTTGTTGTTATCAGTGACGGAGCAAATAATAAATATGGTTCTTTCTTCAGCCCGTATGATTTCTTCTATGCGTGGAGAAAGATAAACTCAGACGATAAAGAACTGGACGGTATCAATTCCCTTGTGACAATGGTAAAAGGACTTTTCCGAAAAGACCGTTTACTTGAAGTTATCAAAGATTTTATTTATTTTCCGGATAACTCAGATAAGGATTTGAAGATAGTGTGCCGTTATCCACAGTTCTTTGCGGCAAATAAATTGTATGAGAATATCAAGGCTCATCTTCGCCCTGAAGGAGATGGTAAAGGTGGTACATACTTCGGAGCGACAGGCTGCGGCAAGAGTTATACAATGCTTTTCCTTACCCGTATGCTGATGAAAAGCAAATACTTTTCTTCTCCGACTATTCTTATTATTACGGACAGAACAGACCTTGATGACCAGCTTTCCAAACAGTTTGTAGGTTCAAAGAAATATATCGGAGATGAAACTGTTGTAAGTATTGAGTCCCGTGAGAAACTTCGTGAGGAGCTTCAGGGACGAGAGAGTGGCGGTGTTTATCTGACTACCATTCAGAAATTTACAGAGGATTTGCAGCTTCTTACAGACAGAACGAACGTTATTTGTATTTCTGATGAAGCACACAGAAGCCAAATCAATCTCGACCAAAAGGTTAAGATTACAGAGTCAGGTGTTCAGAAAACCTATGGCTTTGCCAAGTATCTGCACGACTCTTTACCAAATGCAACTTATGTTGGATTTACCGGAACTCCGGTTGATGGAACAATCGAAGTCTTTGGTGGTGTTGTAGACGCATATACAATGACGGAAGCTGTTAAGGACGGTATTACAGTTAATCTTGTTTACGATGGTCGTGCAGCTAAGGTTATGCTTAATCAGGACAAGGTAAGACAGATTGAAGAATATTATGCACAGTGTGAGCTTGAGGGAGCAAATGAACATCAAGTAGAAGAAAGCCAGAAGGCAGTTGCCAAAATGGAGGTTATTATTGGCGACCCTGACAGACTTCGTGCTGTTGCGGAGGACTTTATCAAACATTATGAAACCCGTGTGGCAGAAGGTGCAACTGTAGCAGGCAAAGCAATGTTTGTATGTTCCAACCGAAATATAGCATACGATTTCTATAAAATAGTAAAGGAACTCAGACCGGAATGGACAGAAAAGAAGATTTGTGATGACGGGGTTGTTCTGAGTGAAAAAGATAAAAAAGAGTTGAAGCCAATGGAAAAAATTAAGTTGGTTATGACTCGTAATAAAGATGATGAAAAAGACCTCTTTGATATGCTTGGCACAAAAGAGGATAGGAAAGAATTTGACCGTCAGTTCAAAAATCCGAAGTCAAACTTTAAGATTGCCATTGTTGTAGATATGTGGCTGACTGGTTTTGATGTGCCGGAGCTTGATACGATTTACATTGATAAGCCTATTCAGCAGCATACCCTTATTCAGACGATTTCCCGTGTAAATCGTGTATGCGAGGGCAAGGATAAAGGCTTGATTGTTGACTACATAGGTATCAAAAAAAACATGAACACTGCCCTCAAGAAATATACAAATTTTGAGAGCGAAGAATTTGAAGGTGTGGAGCAGTCTATCACGATTGTAAAAGACCAGTTAGAAGTTCTTGGTCAGATGTTCCATAACTTTAACAGCAGTGATTTCTTCAATGGTTCGCCTACCGAACAGCTTGCCTGCCTGAACCGTGCGGTTGAGTATGTGCAGTTGTCTGAAGAACTGGAAAGAAGATTTATGGCAGCAGTCAAGAGAATGAAACAGGCATTTAACCTTTGTAGTTCAAGTGAGAAATTCTCTGATGAAGATAAAGATTATATCCATTTTTATTGTGCTGTCCGTTCTATCCTTTTCAAGTTGACAAAAGGCGATGCACCGGATATTGAGCAGATGAACGCTCGTGTCCGCAAAATGCTTGAGGGTGCAATTCAGTCTGATGGCATTGAGGAATTATTTGAAACCGGAAAGCATATATCGGTGGATATTTTCAGCGATGAGTATATGGATAAGATAAATGCTATTCAGTTGCCGAATACGAAAATCAAGATACTTCAAAGACTTCTTTCTCAGGCGATTGACGAGTTTAAGAAAGTTAATAAAATTATGGGTGTGGAATTTGCAGACAGACTCAAGAAAGTTGTTGATGAGTATAATAACCGACGTCGTGATGAAGCGTATGCCAACGAAGTCCTTGATGATGTTGCGGAGCAGCTTGCACAGTTGTTGTCTGAACTGAAAACAGAAAAGAACTCCTTCAAGAATATGGGAATAGATTATGAGGAAAAAGCTTTCTATGATATTTTGAAAGCAGTTTCCAAGAAGTTTGAGTTTGAATATCCGGACGATAAAATGATTGAACTTTCCAAAAGGATAAAGCTGATTGTTGATGATAAGTCACGCTATACCGATTGGTCTGCCCGTGATGATATTAAGGCAAACTTGCAAGTGGATTTGATATTGCTGCTTGATGAGTTCGGCTATCCGCCAGTAACCATTGATGATGTTTACAAGGAAGTTCTTGAGCAGGCAGAGAATTTCAAGAAATATGCGAATTAA
- a CDS encoding DUF262 domain-containing protein, with protein sequence MSKLNVDQKTIKDLFQSKKSDFLIPDYQRPYAWGEAECRTLWDDIFSFAIPDEGKTEFDSNSEYFLGPIVTFRNEDKLEVIDGQQRLTTLMLLLRAFYSKFGHMQDKASISTKQNIEKCLWKTDEFGEPDMSQLKIDSEVATDNDKEEFLEILRTGIVNKEMKSKYACNFRFFQNNIDEFLSKYPTYFAYLPTRIMNNCILLPIEAESQDTALRIFSTLNDRGKPLSDADIFKAQFYKHFSKLGKKEEFIAQWKKLEELCERIFHPISGTPMDELFTRYMYFVRAKMGIVSSTTEALRKFYEKNSYALLKDTNTLTELIVLAEFWEDVSNQDTERFSNRVLKQFFVLNYAPNGMWTYFVSVYFMQNKDDEGLLDDEKFYTFLQKITGFIWTYAITNPGVNALRTPVYAEMVNIVNDKPVEFSKYKFDADTIRSMFDNFSFNNARPITKAMIAWWAYQNDKQPLLSLETTFEIEHIYARNRNEKENSLTDARNVESLGNKALLEKRINIRASDYRFTDKKKYYEGFTNSKGQIKEGTGVVELLDLTATSADFTENDIIDRYKKMIDCFINYLQKNSLIK encoded by the coding sequence ATGTCAAAATTAAATGTTGACCAAAAAACAATAAAAGATTTATTTCAGAGTAAAAAATCGGACTTTTTAATACCAGATTATCAAAGACCTTATGCTTGGGGCGAAGCTGAATGCAGAACGCTTTGGGACGATATATTTTCATTTGCTATTCCCGATGAAGGAAAGACAGAATTTGATAGTAATAGCGAGTATTTCCTCGGTCCGATTGTAACTTTTAGAAATGAGGATAAATTAGAGGTTATTGATGGACAGCAGAGATTGACAACTCTTATGTTGCTTTTAAGAGCGTTCTATTCTAAGTTCGGTCATATGCAGGACAAGGCTTCTATATCAACAAAGCAGAACATTGAAAAGTGTTTATGGAAAACTGATGAATTTGGCGAGCCTGATATGTCACAGCTCAAGATAGACTCTGAGGTTGCTACTGATAATGATAAGGAAGAATTTCTTGAAATATTAAGAACAGGAATTGTCAATAAAGAAATGAAAAGCAAATACGCTTGCAACTTCAGATTCTTCCAGAATAATATTGATGAATTTTTGTCCAAATACCCTACTTACTTTGCTTATTTACCTACCCGTATTATGAATAACTGTATTCTCCTTCCGATTGAAGCTGAGTCGCAGGATACAGCGTTGCGTATTTTTTCAACGCTTAATGATAGAGGAAAGCCGCTGTCTGATGCGGATATTTTTAAGGCACAGTTTTATAAGCATTTTTCTAAATTGGGTAAAAAAGAAGAATTTATTGCTCAATGGAAAAAGCTCGAAGAACTTTGTGAGAGAATATTCCATCCGATTTCAGGTACACCGATGGACGAATTGTTTACACGATATATGTATTTTGTCCGTGCAAAAATGGGGATTGTATCATCTACAACAGAAGCTTTAAGAAAATTTTATGAGAAAAATTCTTATGCCCTTTTGAAAGATACTAATACATTAACGGAATTGATTGTATTGGCTGAATTTTGGGAAGATGTTTCCAATCAAGATACCGAAAGATTTTCAAATAGAGTTTTGAAGCAATTTTTTGTATTGAACTATGCTCCGAACGGAATGTGGACATATTTTGTATCCGTATATTTTATGCAAAATAAAGATGATGAAGGTTTGCTTGATGATGAGAAGTTCTATACATTCTTGCAAAAGATAACTGGATTTATATGGACGTATGCTATTACAAATCCAGGTGTAAATGCACTTAGAACACCAGTGTATGCTGAGATGGTAAATATCGTAAATGATAAGCCTGTTGAATTTTCAAAATATAAGTTCGATGCAGATACTATAAGAAGTATGTTTGATAATTTCAGCTTCAATAATGCACGTCCAATTACAAAAGCAATGATAGCTTGGTGGGCATATCAGAATGATAAACAGCCACTACTTTCACTTGAAACTACTTTTGAGATTGAACATATTTATGCTCGGAATAGAAACGAGAAAGAAAATTCATTAACAGATGCTCGAAATGTAGAGTCATTGGGCAATAAAGCATTACTTGAGAAAAGAATCAACATTCGTGCTTCTGATTATCGTTTTACAGATAAGAAGAAGTATTATGAGGGATTTACAAACAGTAAAGGTCAGATAAAAGAGGGAACAGGTGTTGTTGAACTTCTTGACCTGACGGCTACATCGGCTGACTTTACCGAGAATGATATTATTGACAGATATAAAAAGATGATTGATTGCTTTATCAATTACTTGCAGAAAAACAGTTTGATTAAATAG